A window of the Arachis duranensis cultivar V14167 chromosome 5, aradu.V14167.gnm2.J7QH, whole genome shotgun sequence genome harbors these coding sequences:
- the LOC107490435 gene encoding cytochrome P450 CYP736A12, translating to MLPIIPAWLGFIVFILSTTILFRKQKQPPPPPGPPAVPVVGHLHILGELPHRTLETLSKKHGPIMSLRLGQVPTIVISSPEVAELFLKKHDTVFASRPLLEASKYFSYGYKGMIFAEYGPYWRNMRKVCTLQLLSASKVESFAPLRKLELGKAVKTVAKAAEDGKVVNLSEVVHSVMEDVVYKMVLGCNKDDKFDLKGLIHEMLILAGKFNVTDFVPWLGPLDLQGLRRNFKKLSKQVDEVLEKIIKDHEHASSNAHNNNEKHGNKDFVDILLSQMHQPIDPYDEQNHVIDRTNIKAIVLDMIAAAFDTSATVILWALSELLRNPRVMKKLQEELRNVVGMNKLVEEVDLPKLSYLDMVIKEALRLHPAGTFITRKSMKDIVIHNYYIKKSSEILVNLWAIGRDPKVWSNNALEFYPERFLNKNVDLRGYDFELIPFGSGRRGCPGIQLGLVTVKLVVSQFVHCFDWELPWGMSPNELDMSEKYGITVPRVKDLLAVPAFRLLRILAQDEPSK from the exons ATGTTACCAATAATCCCGGCATGGTTAGGGTTCATAGTATTCATCCTCTCCACCACCATATTATTTCGGAAACAgaaacaaccaccaccaccaccaggtCCACCGGCTGTGCCGGTAGTAGGTCACCTCCACATATTAGGTGAACTTCCCCACCGCACTCTTGAAACCTTGTCCAAAAAACATGGTCCCATAATGTCTCTACGACTGGGACAAGTCCCAACCATCGTGATCTCTTCCCCGGAAGTGGCTGAGCTCTTCCTCAAGAAACATGACACTGTTTTCGCCAGCCGGCCTCTCCTCGAAGCTTCCAAGTACTTCTCCTATGGCTACAAGGGGATGATATTCGCCGAGTACGGTCCCTATTGGCGAAACATGAGGAAAGTGTGCACCTTGCAACTTCTGAGTGCATCCAAAGTGGAGTCCTTCGCACCTTTGAGGAAGTTAGAGCTCGGAAAAGCGGTTAAAACGGTTGCCAAAGCCGCGGAGGATGGCAAGGTTGTGAACCTCAGTGAGGTGGTTCATAGCGTTATGGAGGATGTGGTGTATAAAATGGTTTTGGGGTGTAACAAAGATGACAAGTTTGATTTGAAGGGACTTATTCATGAAATGTTGATCTTGGCTGGAAAATTTAATGTTACAGATTTTGTGCCTTGGCTTGGACCATTGGATTTACAG GGACTTAGACGAAACTTCAAGAAACTCAGTAAACAAGTTGACGAAGTGCTTGAGAAAATAATCAAGGATCATGAACATGCTTCTTCAAACGCTCACAACAACAATGAGAAACATGGCAACAAGGACTTTGTGGACATATTACTCTCACAGATGCACCAACCAATTGACCCTTACGACGAACAAAATCATGTCATCGATCGCACCAACATAAAGGCTATTGTCTTAGACATGATCGCCGCGGCATTTGACACTTCCGCGACAGTTATTTTGTGGGCTTTATCCGAACTCTTAAGGAATCCAAGGGTGATGAAGAAGCTTCAAGAAGAGCTAAGAAATGTGGTTGGAATGAACAAGCTAGTGGAAGAGGTTGATTTACCAAAGTTGAGTTACTTAGACATGGTGATTAAAGAGGCGCTAAGATTACACCCTGCAGGAACGTTTATTACCCGGAAATCAATGAAAGACATTGTGATTCATAATTATTACATCAAGAAATCTTCAGAGATACTTGTGAATTTATGGGCAATAGGGCGAGATCCTAAGGTATGGTCGAATAATGCGCTTGAGTTTTATCCTGAGAGATTCTTGAATAAGAACGTGGATCTTCGTGGTTATGACTTTGAGTTGATACCATTTGGTTCTGGTCGTAGAGGGTGTCCTGGGATTCAATTGGGTCTTGTTACGGTTAAACTTGTCGTGTCTCAGTTTGTGCATTGCTTTGATTGGGAACTTCCATGGGGTATGAGTCCTAATGAATTAGACATGAGTGAGAAATATGGCATAACAGTCCCAAGAGTCAAGGATTTGCTTGCTGTGCCAGCGTTTCGTCTTCTTAGAATATTGGCACAAGATGAACCAAGTAAATaa